From Nicotiana tabacum cultivar K326 chromosome 20, ASM71507v2, whole genome shotgun sequence, one genomic window encodes:
- the LOC107777081 gene encoding uncharacterized protein LOC107777081 produces MENHWERVNAIVLPWIMNSVAKGLFGGIMYASSAQAVWEDLLERFNKIDGSRTFNLHKEIATLTQGIASVSVYFSRMKDLWEEFEALVLTPGCDLNQAYAMIVSAESQKSVAAMSGVLGTNPNAIPGSYGMAMYSRSGNNQPQRFKKNYNIQCDFCKLKGYSKENCYKIVGYPADFKKKKNSGIHYPNHSANAVNVLTDNSQMDQNNPITFNYGVNTNVVEQNASNSLNQKPSTYGLSCENAAGTQLGNYTFTKDQYDQIVHMLNKISIPSSDNSAANLTGNPKALLVSDESYNWIIDTGATNHMVSDINMLDKSSIIEIENPKKVFLPNGDITQVTHIGSSSLSDENTISNVFHVPQFKFNLLSVSKATKELKCSATFFPNFCFFWDLLTGKVREIGKEEDGLYILLRQITEKNKRIALAASEVENLNKQLDVDLWHKRPGHLSTIGLQKILHVSLPFIREKISKCTEHDKIMPRANKVVHMGYSEVQKGYILFDIANQSFFVSRDVTFREDIFPFSYRNKTAAQSLFIDPTLHTGITLDVIPETSLTNNLPNTMVQQQNQDFEVAETDTNTNTPSPIIDVQVYSQHLEQTMTDQQIPQQTQPQQIIVRKSTRDKNPPIWMKDFVSLNIHRDEPYAINNYLGYDQLSPKYQSYMSVFSSVIEPANYSEVVKDPRWVEAMNEEIKALENNNTWEIVTLPEGKKPIGCKWIFKIKYKATGEIERFKARLVAKGYSQKEGIDYQKIFSPVVKMVTIRTIWL; encoded by the exons ATGGAAAATCACTGGGAGAGAGTCAATGCAATTGTTCTACCTTGGATAATGAATTCTGTGGCTAAGGGGCTGTTCGGAGGAATTATGTATGCATCTAGTGCTCAAGCTGTTTGGGAAGATTTATTAGAAAGATTTAATAAAATTGATGGGTCAAGAACCTTCAACCTACACAAAGAAATTGCAACTTTAACTCAAGGGATTGCCTCAGTCTCTGTATACTTCTCAAGAATGAAAGATTTGTGGGAAGAGTTTGAGGCATTAGTGCTTACTCCCGGGTGTGATT TGAATCAAGCATATGCAATGATAGTTAGTGCTGAAAGCCAAAAATCAGTTGCAGCTATGTCCGGTGTGTTAGGAACTAATCCTAATGCAATTCCTGGTAGTTATGGTATGGCTATGTACTCAAGAAGTGGTAATAATCAGCCTCAAAGATTCAAGAAAAATTACAACATACAGTGTGATTTTTGTAAGCTTAAAGGATACAGCAAAGAAAATTGCTATAAAATTGTAGGGTATCCTGCAGatttcaagaagaagaaaaattctgGGATTCACTATCCTAATCATAGTGCAAATGCAGTCAATGTACTCACAGATAACTCTCAGATGGATCAGAATAATCCCATAACATTCAACTATGGGGTGAACACAAATGTGGTAGAACAGAATGCAAGTAATAGCCTCAATCAAAAGCCAAGTACATATGGTCTATCATGTGAGAATGCTGCTGGAACTCAATTAGGAAACTACACTTTCACCAAGGATCAATATGATCAAATTGTCCATATGCTAAACAAGATTTCAATACCTTCATCAGACAATTCTGCAGCAAATTTGACAGGTAATCCTAAAGCTCTACTAGTCTCTGATGAATCTTATAATTGGATTATAGACACTGGAGCTACAAATCACATGGTTTCTGATATTAACATGTTAGATAAATCCTCAATAATTGAGattgaaaatccaaaaaaagtctTCTTACCAAATGGTGATATAACACAAGTCACACATATAGGTTCAAGTTCTCTATCAGATGAGAATACAATTTCTAATGTATTTCATGTGCCACAATTCAAATTTAATCTATTATCTGTGTCTAAGGCTACTAAGGAACTAAAATGTTCAGCAAcctttttccctaatttttgcTTCTTCTGGGATCTCCTCACTGGAAAAGTGAGGGAGATTGGTAAGGAAGAAGATGGGCTCTACATCTTACTAAGACAAATAACGGAGAAGAATAAAAGGATTGCATTAGCAGCCTCAGAAGTTGAAAATCTAAACAAGCAGCTAGATGTGGATCTGTGGCACAAAAGACCTGGTCACTTGTCTACTATAGGATTACAGAAAATTTTACATGTTAGCTTACCATTCATTAGAGAAAAGATCAGCAAATGCACG GAACATGATAAAATTATGCCAAGAGCTAATAAGGTTGTTCATATGGGATACTCAGAGGTCCAAAAAGGATACATTTTATTTGATATTGCTAATCAGTCTTTCTTTGTTAGCAGAGATGTGACATTTAGGGAAGACATATTCCCTTTCAGTTATAGAAACAAAACTGCAGCACAGTCCTTATTTATAGATCCTACTCTGCATACAGGGATAACACTAGATGTTATACCTGAGACTAGTCTTACAAACAACCTTCCAAACACTATGGTTCAACAACAAAATCAAGACTTTGAAGTAGCAGAAACAGATACAAATACAAATACACCTTCACCAATTATAGATGTTCAGGTATACTCTCAACACTTAGAACAAACTATGACAGATCAACAAATACCTCAACAGACTCAACCTCAACAAATTATTGTTAGAAAATCAACAAGAGACAAAAATCCACCTATATGGATGAAAGACTTTGTATCACTGAATATTCACAGAGATGAACCTTATGCAATAAACAATTATCTAGGATAtgatcaactatcacccaaatATCAATCTTATATGAGTGTGTTTTCTTCTGTTATTGAGCCTGCAAACTATTCTGAGGTAGTAAAAGATCCTAGATGGGTGGaagcaatgaatgaagaaataaAGGCACTTGAGAACAATAATACCTGGGAAATTGTCACACTACCAGAAGGTAAGAAACCTATAGGGTGTAAATGGATCTTCAAGATCAAATACAAAGCTACAGGTGAGATTGAAAGATTCAAGGCTAGATTAGTAGCAAAGGGGTACAGTCAAAAGGAAGGGATTGActaccaaaaaatattttcacctGTAGTGAAAATGGTAACTATTAGGACAATTTGGCTTTAG